From a single Fusobacterium ulcerans ATCC 49185 genomic region:
- a CDS encoding short-chain fatty acid transporter, with translation MENSKSANKGTFLWRLSKKFQFAADKLIPDSFVFCLILTFIVFVLGIIFTKTGPVKMVIHWYNGLWTQMTFAFQMAFMVVTCAVCAKSKQVKKVLRWIASVPKTPMGAMILLMGFGYVSSFVNWAFCTVVTPILAMQLSKQIKGLHFPMMIAAGYSTMILGQCLGPSASVYALVATKGHFLENEIGILTQADTVYNSVNVALFVIMAVFTVLLSIFTVPPKEEIVEFKTALDDEEINEEIEENETVADKLNGSRIIMYLIGISGILVLGNTFITKGFLGALSVNFIIFLFITLNCFLYNTPRKFVEAYKENMFLTTEIIIQFPFYGGIAGMMMDSGFGAVVVAAIINVANASTMPVWAYISASVTNLFIPSQGGQWIVQGPLLVDAAKQVDANMLYVINAFVYGDEATNLLQPLYVIPALSVVGMKLKDVWGFMAFIWVFWLVITTIGLYVIPMLV, from the coding sequence ATGGAAAATTCTAAATCAGCAAATAAAGGAACGTTTTTGTGGAGATTGAGTAAAAAATTTCAATTTGCAGCTGATAAATTGATTCCTGACTCATTTGTATTTTGTTTGATACTTACTTTTATAGTTTTTGTTTTAGGAATAATTTTTACAAAGACTGGTCCTGTAAAGATGGTTATACACTGGTATAATGGATTGTGGACTCAAATGACTTTTGCATTCCAGATGGCATTTATGGTAGTCACATGTGCTGTGTGTGCAAAATCCAAGCAGGTGAAAAAAGTATTGAGATGGATTGCAAGTGTACCAAAAACACCAATGGGAGCTATGATACTTTTGATGGGATTTGGATATGTTTCTAGTTTTGTTAATTGGGCTTTTTGTACAGTGGTTACTCCTATTTTAGCTATGCAGCTTTCAAAACAGATAAAAGGACTGCATTTTCCTATGATGATTGCAGCAGGATATTCCACTATGATTTTAGGGCAGTGCTTAGGACCAAGTGCATCTGTTTATGCTCTTGTTGCAACAAAGGGGCATTTTCTTGAAAATGAGATAGGGATATTGACACAGGCAGATACTGTATATAACAGTGTAAATGTGGCTTTATTTGTAATCATGGCAGTATTTACTGTGTTGTTAAGTATTTTTACAGTTCCTCCAAAAGAAGAGATTGTAGAATTTAAAACTGCTTTAGATGATGAAGAAATTAATGAAGAAATAGAAGAAAATGAAACAGTTGCTGATAAATTAAATGGCAGCAGAATAATAATGTATCTTATAGGAATATCTGGAATCTTAGTTTTAGGAAATACATTTATAACAAAAGGGTTTCTAGGAGCTTTAAGTGTAAACTTTATTATATTTCTGTTTATTACATTAAATTGTTTTCTGTATAATACTCCGAGAAAATTTGTTGAAGCATATAAAGAAAATATGTTTTTAACTACTGAGATAATAATTCAGTTTCCATTTTATGGAGGAATAGCAGGAATGATGATGGACTCAGGATTTGGAGCTGTTGTAGTTGCAGCAATCATAAATGTTGCTAATGCTTCTACTATGCCGGTTTGGGCATATATATCAGCGTCTGTAACAAACTTATTTATTCCTTCCCAAGGAGGGCAGTGGATAGTTCAAGGTCCATTATTAGTAGATGCTGCAAAGCAGGTAGATGCTAATATGCTATATGTAATAAATGCTTTTGTATATGGAGATGAGGCAACTAATTTACTACAGCCTCTATATGTTATTCCTGCATTGTCTGTTGTGGGAATGAAACTAAAGGATGTATGGGGGTTCATGGCATTTATTTGGGTATTCTGGTTAGTAATTACAACAATTGGACTTTATGTAATACCTATGTTAGTATAA
- a CDS encoding DUF1538 domain-containing protein, which produces MNIYTEKFKEAFSSILPITIIVIILNFTLTPLGVPLIIRFIIGAILIIIGLSVFLIGVDIAITPLGSQVGATLAKSNKMWIVVVGGLIVGFFISIAEPGLIILADQVDIVTSGQISSLSILSIVSIGLALMLAMGFVRIVTNTPLYKVLTVLYILVFILALFTPIEFLTIAFDASGATTGILAVPFILALALGVSTMKKDSKASEMDSFGLVAIASVGAIMSVMILSIFSGTRDFTAKLEFNITESKSILEPFIENIPTLFKEGFLTILPLLIIFLFFQKVYFKMSNRNVAKMVKGFIYAFIGLFLFLVGVNTGFMDVGGIIGYTLASYDNKSYIVVIAFILGFVTILAEPAVYVLTYQIENVTSGYVKRKAILLALSIGVGAAVALSMIRIIVPGIQLWHYLLPGYIISLSMMYFIPKLFVGIAFDAGGVATGPMTTTFILAFTQGAAEAIEGANILTDGFGMIATVAMTPIITLQILGFIFGMNLKKGENLKNAE; this is translated from the coding sequence TTGAATATTTATACTGAGAAATTTAAAGAAGCTTTCTCTTCTATATTACCAATTACAATTATTGTGATAATATTAAATTTTACGCTGACACCTCTAGGGGTACCCTTGATTATTAGATTTATAATTGGGGCGATTTTAATAATTATTGGACTTTCAGTGTTTTTGATAGGAGTAGATATTGCTATTACACCTCTGGGGAGTCAGGTGGGAGCCACTCTTGCAAAATCAAATAAAATGTGGATTGTAGTTGTTGGGGGGCTGATTGTAGGATTTTTTATCTCAATTGCTGAACCAGGATTGATTATTTTGGCTGATCAGGTGGATATAGTGACATCTGGGCAGATATCAAGCTTGAGTATACTAAGCATTGTATCAATAGGACTGGCACTTATGTTGGCAATGGGGTTTGTTAGAATAGTAACAAATACACCTTTATATAAAGTTCTTACTGTACTATATATTTTAGTATTCATATTGGCATTGTTTACCCCAATAGAATTTTTAACAATTGCTTTTGATGCTTCTGGAGCAACTACAGGGATTTTAGCTGTACCTTTTATTCTAGCATTAGCACTAGGTGTATCTACAATGAAAAAAGACAGTAAGGCTTCAGAAATGGATAGTTTCGGACTGGTAGCAATAGCATCAGTAGGAGCAATAATGTCAGTTATGATACTGAGTATTTTTTCAGGGACTAGAGATTTTACAGCAAAGCTGGAATTTAATATAACTGAATCAAAATCTATACTTGAACCTTTTATAGAAAATATACCAACTCTATTTAAAGAAGGATTTTTAACTATTTTACCTCTCCTCATTATATTTCTTTTTTTCCAAAAGGTATATTTTAAAATGAGCAACAGAAATGTTGCAAAGATGGTAAAAGGATTTATTTATGCTTTTATTGGATTATTTTTGTTTCTTGTAGGAGTTAATACAGGATTTATGGATGTTGGAGGAATTATAGGATACACTCTGGCATCTTATGATAACAAATCATATATAGTTGTTATAGCTTTTATTCTTGGATTTGTAACAATTCTGGCAGAACCAGCAGTATATGTTCTTACTTATCAAATTGAAAATGTAACCAGCGGATATGTAAAAAGAAAAGCTATTTTACTTGCTCTGTCAATAGGAGTAGGAGCTGCTGTAGCATTATCAATGATAAGAATTATTGTACCAGGAATACAGCTGTGGCATTATCTTCTCCCAGGGTATATTATAAGTCTTTCTATGATGTATTTTATTCCTAAATTGTTTGTGGGAATCGCCTTTGATGCGGGAGGGGTAGCCACTGGACCAATGACTACAACTTTTATTCTGGCTTTTACACAGGGGGCAGCTGAAGCAATAGAGGGAGCGAATATACTCACTGATGGCTTTGGAATGATTGCTACAGTAGCTATGACGCCAATAATAACACTACAGATACTAGGTTTCATTTTTGGAATGAACTTAAAAAAGGGGGAAAATCTGAAAAATGCAGAGTGA
- a CDS encoding P-II family nitrogen regulator, with amino-acid sequence MQSDFIDIELELMYIIVNYGLGSKIIKYAKKFGITGSTICLGKGTIRNSFLEFLAINESRKEIILMVGERKILYSTMEELNKKFSFDKPNKGVAFTVPVKEAIGARGLKEVNYNPEESRGVEKSMYNLIIVIVEKGNGEHVVEAANKAGSRGATIINGRGSGIQETSKLFAMDIEPEKEIVMIISQSSLTEKIVSSVREDLKIDEPGRGVIFVQEVNKACGLY; translated from the coding sequence ATGCAGAGTGATTTTATAGATATAGAACTTGAATTGATGTATATAATAGTTAATTATGGACTAGGAAGCAAAATAATTAAATATGCAAAGAAGTTTGGGATTACAGGAAGTACAATTTGTCTAGGAAAAGGGACGATAAGAAATTCATTTTTGGAATTTCTTGCAATTAATGAATCTAGAAAAGAGATTATATTAATGGTAGGAGAAAGGAAGATACTTTATTCAACAATGGAAGAGCTGAATAAAAAGTTTTCTTTTGATAAACCCAATAAGGGAGTTGCATTTACTGTTCCTGTAAAAGAAGCAATAGGAGCTAGAGGGCTGAAAGAAGTTAATTATAATCCAGAAGAAAGTAGAGGTGTAGAAAAATCTATGTATAATCTTATAATTGTCATAGTTGAAAAAGGTAATGGGGAACATGTGGTTGAGGCTGCAAATAAGGCAGGTTCAAGAGGAGCTACAATTATCAATGGAAGAGGATCAGGAATACAGGAAACAAGCAAACTTTTTGCTATGGATATAGAGCCTGAAAAAGAGATTGTAATGATTATTTCTCAGAGTTCTCTCACTGAAAAAATTGTTTCTTCAGTAAGGGAAGATTTAAAGATAGATGAACCTGGAAGAGGGGTTATTTTTGTTCAGGAAGTTAATAAAGCATGTGGACTGTATTAA
- a CDS encoding YMGG-like glycine zipper-containing protein, with translation MKKTIFIAAVLAIVFAGCTRTEKHIATGAAVGAVAGHIIGGNTGTLVGAGVGAASGAIISEKTK, from the coding sequence ATGAAAAAAACTATTTTTATAGCAGCTGTATTAGCCATTGTATTTGCAGGATGTACTCGTACTGAAAAGCATATAGCTACTGGTGCAGCAGTTGGTGCTGTAGCTGGTCATATAATTGGTGGTAATACTGGTACTCTTGTAGGTGCAGGTGTTGGTGCTGCTTCTGGTGCCATTATATCTGAAAAAACTAAATAA
- a CDS encoding flavin reductase family protein: MKKNLFKGSVVLNPVPVVLITSRNSEGKENVFTVAWTGTICTKPPMLSISIRPERLSYEYIKETMEFTVNLPTRKLTRETDYCGVRSGRTNNKIEEMKFTLMKGKEVKSSYIDECPVNIECRVKDIIPLGTHDLFLAEVLCSHIDSKLLDENEKIHFEWANLISYSHGEYFPISKEPIGSFGYSVAKKKTIEKKAAAKKTGVPSVKNKKNQTGKKKVKK, encoded by the coding sequence ATGAAAAAAAACCTATTTAAGGGCAGTGTTGTGCTGAATCCTGTTCCAGTAGTCCTCATTACCAGCAGAAATTCTGAAGGTAAAGAAAATGTTTTTACAGTGGCATGGACTGGAACTATCTGCACAAAGCCTCCTATGCTTTCCATATCTATCAGACCTGAAAGACTCTCATATGAATATATAAAAGAAACTATGGAATTTACTGTAAATCTTCCTACTAGAAAGCTCACTAGAGAAACTGACTACTGTGGTGTCCGTTCTGGAAGAACAAATAATAAAATAGAAGAAATGAAATTCACTCTGATGAAAGGTAAGGAAGTAAAAAGTTCATATATTGACGAATGTCCTGTAAATATAGAGTGCAGAGTAAAAGATATAATTCCTTTAGGTACACATGATCTTTTTCTTGCAGAGGTCCTTTGCTCTCATATAGATTCAAAACTACTTGATGAAAATGAAAAGATTCACTTTGAATGGGCAAATCTTATAAGCTATTCTCATGGAGAATACTTCCCAATATCTAAAGAACCTATTGGAAGTTTTGGATATTCTGTTGCTAAAAAGAAAACTATTGAAAAAAAAGCTGCTGCTAAAAAAACTGGTGTTCCATCAGTGAAAAATAAAAAAAATCAAACAGGAAAAAAGAAGGTGAAAAAATAA
- a CDS encoding septum site-determining protein MinC, with protein MNNYVILKGKKDRLVIHLNSEVDFLTLRDSLVEKVREARNFIGNVQLAIEFSNRILSELEENVLIDLIKLNSDINITYVFSESGPEKKDKIKFFKAVTEEGPTKFFKGTLRSGSKLEYDGNIVILGDVNPGALVRARGNVIVLGYLNGTIYAGLDEDSDAFIGANFMNPIQMVIGAVTAKPMQKEILDTNKIDRKGGFKIAYIRNNEIFIEDFSTRSFCE; from the coding sequence ATGAATAATTATGTTATTTTAAAAGGGAAAAAAGACAGATTAGTGATACACTTAAATTCAGAAGTAGATTTTTTGACTCTTAGAGACAGCTTAGTCGAAAAAGTAAGAGAAGCTAGGAATTTTATTGGAAATGTTCAGTTAGCTATTGAATTTAGTAATAGAATATTATCAGAATTAGAGGAAAATGTACTAATTGACCTAATAAAATTAAATAGTGATATTAATATCACTTATGTATTTTCTGAAAGTGGACCTGAAAAAAAAGACAAGATAAAATTTTTCAAAGCTGTGACAGAAGAAGGACCTACAAAATTTTTTAAAGGAACCTTGAGATCTGGGAGTAAGCTGGAATATGATGGAAATATAGTAATATTAGGAGATGTGAATCCAGGAGCATTAGTTAGAGCCAGAGGGAATGTAATTGTTCTTGGGTATTTGAATGGTACTATTTATGCTGGACTAGATGAAGATTCAGATGCTTTTATAGGTGCTAATTTTATGAATCCTATCCAGATGGTAATCGGTGCAGTTACTGCAAAGCCTATGCAAAAAGAGATTCTTGATACCAACAAGATAGACAGAAAAGGCGGATTCAAAATAGCTTACATCAGAAACAATGAAATATTTATCGAAGATTTTAGTACACGTTCATTTTGTGAATAA
- the minD gene encoding septum site-determining protein MinD yields MAKVFVVTSGKGGVGKTTTTANLGAGLALKGNKVLLIDTDIGLRNLDVVIGLENRIVYDLVDVIEGRCRIAQALIKDKRCSNLCLLPAAQIRDKNDINGDQMKTLIEALRKDFDYIIIDCPAGIEQGFKNAIAAADEAIVVTTPEISATRDADRIIGLLEANDIRNPKLIINRIKMDMVRAGNMLGVEDILDILAIPLLGVIPDDENIVISTNKGEPLVYKGESLAAEAYRNVVLRMTGKDVPFLDLDVKHGFFDKLKMVFGK; encoded by the coding sequence ATGGCAAAGGTGTTTGTAGTTACATCAGGAAAAGGAGGAGTAGGAAAAACAACTACTACTGCTAACCTTGGAGCTGGATTGGCTCTTAAAGGCAATAAAGTACTTTTAATAGATACTGATATTGGGTTAAGAAATCTTGATGTTGTAATAGGACTTGAAAATAGAATAGTATATGATCTGGTTGATGTTATAGAAGGAAGATGTAGAATAGCACAGGCTCTTATCAAAGATAAAAGATGTTCTAATCTATGCCTTCTGCCAGCTGCACAGATCAGAGATAAAAATGATATAAATGGCGATCAGATGAAAACTCTGATAGAGGCTTTAAGAAAAGATTTTGATTATATAATAATAGACTGCCCTGCTGGGATAGAACAGGGATTTAAGAATGCAATAGCAGCAGCAGATGAAGCTATTGTAGTAACAACTCCAGAGATATCTGCTACTAGGGATGCTGACAGAATAATCGGATTGCTGGAAGCTAATGATATAAGAAATCCAAAACTTATAATAAACCGTATAAAAATGGATATGGTAAGAGCTGGGAACATGCTTGGAGTAGAAGATATATTGGATATTCTTGCAATACCTCTTCTTGGAGTTATACCAGATGATGAAAATATAGTTATATCAACAAACAAAGGAGAGCCTTTGGTATATAAAGGTGAATCTTTGGCAGCAGAAGCATACAGAAATGTTGTATTAAGGATGACAGGAAAAGACGTTCCATTCCTTGATCTAGATGTGAAACATGGATTCTTTGATAAACTAAAAATGGTTTTTGGAAAGTAG
- the minE gene encoding cell division topological specificity factor MinE, with translation MGIFDFFKKNDNQSKNIAKDRLKLVLIHDRAMLPSGVLEDMKDDIIAAISKYVDIDRNSLNIEVAQSPENKRRTTLIANIPLIIKKEEE, from the coding sequence ATGGGAATTTTTGATTTTTTTAAAAAGAATGATAATCAATCTAAGAATATTGCCAAGGACAGACTGAAATTAGTTCTGATTCATGACAGAGCAATGCTTCCTTCTGGTGTTCTTGAAGATATGAAAGATGACATAATAGCTGCAATATCTAAATATGTAGATATTGATAGAAACAGCTTGAATATAGAAGTAGCTCAAAGTCCTGAAAATAAAAGAAGAACAACTTTGATAGCTAATATACCATTGATAATTAAAAAAGAAGAAGAATAA
- a CDS encoding MarR family transcriptional regulator, translating into MIKISNKVVRKFFNLIEDSREFYKDFLSREPRNSFIPEIYLSMKEFQYLAEKEDESLEISTTLDLNISDYNFIYYIGSNENINITQLSKKMKSSKGYTSKVVKKLHSYELIETFQIPPNKKEIFFSLTKSGMKIYLNIYKEFLKKENEIEMFLEDNFTDAELKTIFNFFIKVNKFRNEKLLKNNK; encoded by the coding sequence GTGATTAAAATTTCTAATAAAGTTGTAAGAAAATTTTTTAATTTAATAGAGGACAGCAGAGAATTTTACAAAGATTTTCTTTCCAGAGAACCTAGAAATAGTTTTATTCCTGAAATATATCTGAGCATGAAAGAATTTCAGTATCTAGCTGAAAAAGAAGATGAATCATTGGAAATATCTACAACACTTGATCTCAATATATCTGATTATAATTTTATTTATTATATTGGTTCTAACGAAAATATAAATATTACTCAACTGTCTAAGAAAATGAAAAGTAGCAAAGGATATACCAGCAAGGTTGTAAAAAAACTGCACTCTTATGAGCTTATAGAAACTTTTCAAATACCTCCTAACAAGAAAGAAATATTCTTTTCCCTGACAAAATCAGGAATGAAAATATACTTAAATATTTACAAAGAATTTCTAAAAAAAGAAAATGAGATAGAAATGTTTCTTGAAGACAACTTTACTGATGCTGAACTTAAAACTATATTTAATTTTTTTATAAAAGTGAATAAATTCAGAAATGAAAAACTTTTAAAAAATAATAAATAA
- a CDS encoding PTS transporter subunit EIIC has translation MKKGFSLLQRVGRAFMLPIAVLPMAGILLGVGGAFTSSAIVDTYNLTFLAPGTLLNHILILFLNAGAFIFANLSVIFAVGVAIGLAHQNKETAALSALLGFLLFHTVIGTVLGFMGQTADTTTVQALMDKGMTYGEAIGKASLYTKELGIFTLQTGVLGGIICGCFSAFITNRFSNKTLPDYLAFFSGNRLVPVLTMIFFIPLGVIVPFIWPTVFGAVVKAGEAFTAMGPIGTFLYGLTGRLLNVFGLHHAVYPLFWYTELGGTMEVAGQMVAGGQKIFFAQLADPATVHYSADATRTMTGGFLPMMFGLPAAALAMYRCADVDNKAKIKGILVSAALTSFLTGITEPIEFTFLFVAPPLYVIHAILEGISYGLMHFLNVAVGITFSRGIIDFTFFGLLQGMAKTSYQWILILGPIYSIVYYFIFKFMIEKFNYMTPGRKEGENRLYTRKDYQGKADSDDFIDEIVKALGGVDNIEGIDACITRLRVTVKDEEKVVDDDTWKSLKSQGVIRAGKGIQIIYGTQAETYKNKIIKKYGL, from the coding sequence ATGAAAAAAGGATTTTCTCTTTTACAGAGAGTGGGAAGAGCATTTATGCTGCCAATTGCAGTTCTCCCTATGGCGGGGATACTTCTTGGAGTAGGAGGAGCTTTTACAAGCAGTGCTATAGTTGATACATATAATCTAACTTTTTTAGCACCAGGAACATTACTTAACCATATTTTAATACTATTTTTAAATGCAGGAGCATTTATTTTTGCCAATCTTTCAGTTATATTTGCAGTAGGAGTGGCAATAGGGCTTGCTCATCAGAACAAGGAAACAGCGGCACTTTCAGCACTTTTAGGATTTCTTCTTTTCCATACAGTAATAGGTACAGTTCTTGGATTTATGGGACAAACAGCAGATACTACAACAGTACAGGCACTGATGGATAAGGGGATGACTTATGGGGAAGCTATTGGAAAAGCATCTCTATACACAAAAGAATTAGGAATATTTACACTTCAGACAGGGGTTTTAGGAGGAATAATTTGTGGATGTTTCTCAGCATTTATAACAAATAGATTTTCAAATAAAACATTACCTGATTATCTTGCATTTTTTAGTGGAAATAGACTAGTACCAGTATTAACAATGATATTTTTTATTCCATTAGGAGTTATAGTTCCATTTATCTGGCCTACAGTTTTTGGAGCAGTAGTGAAGGCAGGGGAAGCTTTCACAGCTATGGGACCAATAGGAACTTTTCTTTATGGACTGACAGGAAGACTTTTAAATGTATTTGGTCTTCATCATGCAGTTTATCCACTGTTCTGGTATACAGAACTTGGAGGAACTATGGAAGTAGCAGGACAAATGGTAGCAGGGGGACAGAAGATATTCTTTGCACAACTAGCAGATCCAGCTACTGTACATTATTCAGCTGATGCTACAAGAACTATGACTGGAGGATTTCTTCCAATGATGTTTGGACTTCCAGCTGCAGCTCTTGCAATGTATAGATGTGCTGACGTAGATAATAAAGCGAAGATAAAAGGAATCCTTGTTTCAGCTGCCTTGACATCATTTCTTACAGGGATAACAGAGCCAATAGAATTTACATTTTTATTTGTTGCTCCTCCCCTATATGTAATTCATGCAATATTAGAGGGAATATCTTATGGACTTATGCATTTCCTTAATGTAGCAGTGGGAATAACTTTTTCAAGAGGAATAATAGACTTTACATTCTTTGGATTGCTTCAGGGAATGGCCAAAACTTCATATCAATGGATATTAATATTAGGACCAATATATTCAATAGTATATTATTTTATCTTTAAATTTATGATAGAGAAATTCAATTATATGACTCCTGGAAGAAAAGAGGGAGAAAATAGGCTCTATACAAGAAAAGATTATCAAGGAAAAGCAGATAGTGATGATTTTATTGATGAAATAGTAAAAGCTCTAGGGGGAGTAGATAATATTGAAGGAATAGATGCCTGTATTACAAGATTGAGAGTAACAGTAAAAGATGAAGAAAAAGTTGTTGATGATGATACATGGAAAAGTTTAAAATCTCAAGGGGTAATCAGAGCAGGAAAAGGAATACAGATAATATATGGAACACAGGCAGAAACTTATAAAAATAAAATAATAAAAAAATATGGATTGTAG